One Gemmatimonadota bacterium genomic window, CCGAACCATGTGCGCCTTGCCGATCACAGCCGTTTGATACCCATATCTCCGAAACTGACACGCCAGCGTATTGGGATTCGCCTCGGGAATCTCCGAATGATCATTGCCAAACATCCGATGCGTGTGGCAATACTGCCCGGTCATAAAACAGATCCGCGACGGTGAACAAATCGGATTATTGCAAAAAGCGCGTGTAAACACCACGCCCTCATCCGCAATGCGGTCCATATTCGGAGTCCTGACATTTGGATGCGCGGCAAATCCCGTGCAATTAGCATTGTGCTGATCCGACATCAGCCACAGCACATTTGGTCTTCTCGCCATAAATTGCTCCTTTCAGAGTGTATGTGTTTGCAGACTATGAGATAAAGCATTAAATTGTCTCTGTTTGATGAGAATAAATCGATCTCTTGCAGAGGAAAACACCATGTTTTTTGACAACATCGCGCTCGGCGTACCCAAAATATTGCTCCCAAACCCCGAAATCGACTTAAGAAAATGGGCAATCATCGCCTGTGATCAGTATGTACACGACATCTCGTATTGGGAAGAAGTCAAAAGCATTGTGGGAGACACGCCATCAACCCTGGACCTCATCTATCCCGAAGTCTATCTCTACGACGACGAACACGAAGAACGCATAGCCCGCGTACACAACAACATGAAACGCTTTGTCACCAATGGCATTTTTCGCGACGAAACCGAAGGCTATTTGCTCGTCGATCGCATCCTGCCTTCTGGAAAATCGCGCAAAGGACTTGTCGTAACCCTCGACCTCGAACATTACGACAGCCGCAGCCAGTCAAAAACCCTCATCCGCACAACCGAGGGCACCTATCCCAAAAACCTCGAAGCGCGTTTCGAAGTTCGGGGCAATGCGTCGCTCGAATCCCCCCATATTTTAGTACTCATCGACGACCCCAAAAAAGAAATTATCGAACCTCTCTTTGAAGAAGACCATCCCAACATCGTCGATTTCGAACTCATGATGAATGGAGGACAACTCAAATATCACTTAATCGACGGCCAGAAAGACATTGCGCGCATTGCCCAAAAACTCGCCAAACGCATTGAACCCGATTATATCCAGCAAAAATACGGCGTAGAAAACGAAACACTCCTCTACGCCATGGGCGATGGCAACCACTCATTTGCCGCCGCGCAAAAAGCATGGAAAAAAATTAAATCAACACTCAATGACAGGCAACTCGCAGCGCGACATCCAGCCAGACATGCCATGGTCGAATTGATCAATCTTCACGACGACGCGATAGATATAGAGCCTATCCATAGACTAATCATCCGCGTTGACCCAAAGAACACCTGCAACACCCTCATCGCCTTGCTCAATGCATCGGGCACCCGGGCGCGTCTGGAAAAAGTCTCATCGCCCGACGCGCAACATCAGCGCACCGCAGCTCTATCATCTGCATCCACCCATTGCCTCCCCTATCGCGCCGCGGGAGATCTCGGCATACTCGTAATTGAAAATCCATCTCAAAGAACCATACCCGAAACAATGGAAGCCGCGCTCGACCTGTTCACGCGAGAAAATACCCAAGCCGAAGTCGGATTTATCCACGGCGAAGATGTAATCGACGACCTGGGCAACAAATCCGACGCCCTCGGTTTTTACATGCCACCCATTTCAAAAGACAGCGTATTCGAATCTATTGTTCGCTACGGCGCCTACCCTCGAAAATCCATATCCATAGGCCACGCTGACGAAAAACGCTATTACCTGGAATGCCGAAGCCTTGTTCATACTAAACGATAATATATGATGATTTCAATTGCAATTCAGATGTGGGAGATATATGACTGAGCTATACGACATGATCATTGTTGGCGCAGGACCGGCAGGCGCGACAGCGGCGTTATACGCCCATCGCGCGGGACTCAATGTCTGTCTGGTGGATAAAGCGCAATTCCCACGGGATAAAATCTGTGGCGATGCGCTATCGGGCAAAGTCGTGTCGATTTTGCACGAACTCGACTTATTCGATCAGATCGCGCGATTGCCTGGCGCGACCATTCGAGAAGTCGTATTTGGCAGCCCGAATCATGTGGATGCACGTGTAGATTTGCGACGGTATGATCATCAGGACCAGGCCACGGGCAAAATACTGCCGATGGAAGGATTTGTGATCCGGCGCGAGGTACTGGATAATTTTCTCTTCCAAGAAGCGAAAAAAGTTGCGAGCACCTGTTATGAGGGATTTGTCGTTAAAGACCTGATACGAGAAAACGAGCAAATTGTGGGCGTGCGCGGCGTGGTGG contains:
- a CDS encoding DUF1015 domain-containing protein, with amino-acid sequence MFFDNIALGVPKILLPNPEIDLRKWAIIACDQYVHDISYWEEVKSIVGDTPSTLDLIYPEVYLYDDEHEERIARVHNNMKRFVTNGIFRDETEGYLLVDRILPSGKSRKGLVVTLDLEHYDSRSQSKTLIRTTEGTYPKNLEARFEVRGNASLESPHILVLIDDPKKEIIEPLFEEDHPNIVDFELMMNGGQLKYHLIDGQKDIARIAQKLAKRIEPDYIQQKYGVENETLLYAMGDGNHSFAAAQKAWKKIKSTLNDRQLAARHPARHAMVELINLHDDAIDIEPIHRLIIRVDPKNTCNTLIALLNASGTRARLEKVSSPDAQHQRTAALSSASTHCLPYRAAGDLGILVIENPSQRTIPETMEAALDLFTRENTQAEVGFIHGEDVIDDLGNKSDALGFYMPPISKDSVFESIVRYGAYPRKSISIGHADEKRYYLECRSLVHTKR